One Rosettibacter firmus genomic window carries:
- a CDS encoding cysteine desulfurase family protein gives MKVYFDNAATTPLHPKVFEKMKPFLTEHYGNPSSIHSFGRKVRVAIEEAREIIADFINAKPGEIYFTSGGTEANNFVISGIVKTEFKESGKRKILTSSAEHHSVLDTFYQLKEDGFLVQMFDIDKNFKIQLDDISKKIDDESSFISIIHINNETGSINPIKEISDIIKNKNIYFHTDAVQSFGKIHIDVNSLGIHALTASAHKINGPKGIGFAYVKSGTPLSPLIHGGSQERNRRGGTENVAGIIGFAEAIKIAKETMNETGEHVKKLKDEFINGIKNLDKDYILINSEKDSSPYILNITFLSEKYKNDAEAMLMFLDINGIAASNGAACTSGTLKPSHVILNSGYKEEDAAGTIRFSFGSQNTLEEVEYTLEVIKKMIQKFRK, from the coding sequence ATGAAAGTTTATTTTGACAATGCTGCTACAACTCCTCTTCATCCAAAAGTATTTGAAAAAATGAAACCATTTCTTACAGAACATTATGGTAACCCATCTTCAATTCATTCATTTGGAAGAAAAGTAAGAGTAGCAATTGAAGAAGCAAGAGAAATAATAGCTGATTTCATTAATGCTAAACCTGGCGAAATATATTTTACAAGCGGTGGTACCGAAGCAAATAATTTTGTTATCTCCGGGATTGTTAAAACTGAATTCAAAGAATCAGGGAAAAGAAAAATTTTAACCTCGAGCGCAGAACATCACAGTGTTTTAGATACATTTTATCAATTAAAAGAAGATGGCTTTTTAGTTCAAATGTTTGATATAGATAAAAATTTTAAAATACAATTAGATGATATTAGCAAAAAGATTGATGATGAAAGTTCTTTTATTTCAATAATTCATATCAATAACGAAACTGGAAGCATTAACCCAATTAAAGAAATCTCTGATATTATAAAAAATAAAAACATTTATTTTCATACAGATGCTGTTCAAAGTTTTGGGAAAATACATATTGATGTTAATTCATTGGGTATACATGCTCTAACTGCATCAGCTCATAAAATTAATGGGCCAAAAGGGATTGGCTTTGCATATGTAAAAAGTGGTACTCCTCTATCGCCACTTATCCATGGTGGTTCACAGGAAAGAAACAGACGTGGTGGAACAGAGAATGTCGCCGGTATTATAGGTTTTGCAGAAGCTATAAAAATTGCTAAAGAAACCATGAATGAAACAGGTGAACATGTAAAAAAATTAAAAGATGAATTTATAAATGGTATAAAAAATCTAGATAAAGATTATATTCTAATTAATAGTGAAAAAGATAGTTCTCCTTATATTTTGAATATTACATTTCTTTCTGAAAAATATAAAAACGATGCAGAAGCAATGTTGATGTTTTTAGATATCAATGGCATAGCTGCATCAAATGGAGCAGCATGCACATCAGGCACACTAAAACCATCGCATGTAATATTGAACTCAGGTTATAAAGAAGAAGATGCAGCTGGTACTATAAGATTTTCATTTGGAAGTCAAAATACTCTTGAAGAAGTTGAATATACACTCGAAGTAATTAAAAAAATGATACAAAAATTCAGAAAATAA
- a CDS encoding M1 family metallopeptidase — MKNLFLLIFFILFCGILYLYETDADYYQRINKQDTFHYINGILKSEFNKVDHIANYNIDVELIPSKHLIIAKEEIQWINKTNVPTNEIHFHFYANAYKSNKTLFAKAFQLSDENRTEIQIKNFKIDGKPNQLIYFQPEIKNPHDSTVAKVILDRIVYPYDTVKIYFEYSLKIPVSVKRFGRAANRNFYFISQWFPKVGVFENGKWICSQYHPYLNFYSDFGNYNVNIKVPSNYVVASTGTIKEKISDKNFSTYKITQAGVHDFVWMATDKILFVKDFYSRKDGSIITINAFVQPENERYVKRYIKCVKNCLEYFENYIGIYPYQNISLIDVPHSSASGGMEYPTLFTVNVGLFSPVKTGSPEYLVTHEFAHQYFYGLIANNEVYEAWLDEGFASYLSTKIMYKYYPDILENFKILKYIPVYGLNFLSLYDIPLIYTVADIPVTEGVTSIKNYYQNLNVGSISDTSYKLPSRLSYIVNSYDKPELMLLSLERYIGFDKMMLVLRNYYEKYKYKHPKAQNFIDEVNSIQNEDMSWFWENILYNSRVFDYQISWIKKISTNKYQILVERLGDGIFKCDIALYTDKDTLYQKWDGKEKWKIFEFTTINKVIAAEIDPLRKNMLDINFANNSYTLEPRYAASISIALRWFFWVQNALMILGSIG; from the coding sequence ATGAAAAATTTATTTCTTCTGATTTTTTTTATTCTATTTTGTGGTATCCTTTATCTTTATGAAACTGATGCTGATTATTATCAACGAATTAACAAACAGGATACCTTTCATTATATTAATGGAATTCTTAAATCGGAATTTAATAAAGTTGATCATATTGCAAATTACAATATTGATGTCGAACTTATTCCATCAAAACATTTAATAATCGCAAAAGAAGAAATTCAATGGATTAATAAAACCAATGTCCCCACCAATGAAATTCATTTTCATTTTTATGCTAATGCGTATAAAAGTAATAAAACTTTGTTCGCAAAAGCTTTTCAATTAAGTGATGAAAATAGAACCGAAATTCAAATAAAAAATTTCAAAATTGATGGGAAACCAAACCAATTAATTTATTTCCAGCCAGAAATTAAAAATCCACACGATAGTACTGTTGCAAAAGTAATTTTAGATAGAATTGTTTATCCATACGATACTGTAAAAATATATTTTGAGTATTCATTGAAAATTCCAGTATCAGTAAAAAGATTTGGTAGAGCTGCAAACAGAAATTTTTACTTCATATCTCAATGGTTTCCTAAAGTTGGTGTTTTTGAAAATGGTAAGTGGATATGCAGTCAATATCATCCATATCTTAATTTTTATTCTGATTTTGGTAATTATAATGTGAATATTAAAGTTCCTTCTAATTATGTTGTTGCTTCAACAGGAACAATAAAAGAAAAAATTTCAGATAAAAACTTTTCTACTTATAAAATAACTCAAGCAGGTGTACACGATTTCGTCTGGATGGCTACAGACAAAATTTTGTTTGTAAAAGATTTTTATTCTCGTAAAGATGGATCGATTATAACTATTAATGCTTTTGTTCAACCAGAAAATGAAAGATATGTAAAAAGATATATTAAGTGTGTGAAGAATTGTCTTGAGTATTTTGAAAATTATATTGGAATTTATCCTTACCAGAACATTTCACTAATAGATGTTCCACACTCAAGTGCTTCTGGTGGAATGGAATATCCAACTTTATTTACTGTAAATGTTGGATTGTTTTCACCAGTAAAAACAGGTTCTCCTGAATATCTTGTAACACACGAATTTGCACATCAATATTTTTATGGTTTAATTGCTAATAACGAAGTTTATGAAGCCTGGCTTGATGAAGGTTTTGCTTCTTATTTATCAACAAAAATAATGTATAAGTATTATCCAGATATTCTCGAAAATTTTAAAATACTCAAATATATTCCTGTTTATGGATTGAATTTTCTATCACTTTATGATATTCCCTTAATTTATACTGTAGCCGATATTCCAGTTACAGAAGGTGTAACAAGTATTAAAAATTATTATCAAAACCTTAATGTTGGTTCTATCTCAGATACTTCATACAAACTTCCATCCAGACTTTCGTACATTGTCAATTCTTATGATAAACCTGAATTAATGTTGCTTTCGCTTGAAAGATATATTGGATTTGATAAAATGATGTTGGTACTTCGTAATTATTATGAAAAGTATAAATATAAACATCCAAAAGCACAGAATTTTATTGATGAAGTTAATTCAATACAAAATGAAGATATGAGCTGGTTCTGGGAGAATATATTATATAATTCAAGAGTTTTTGATTATCAAATATCCTGGATTAAAAAAATATCTACTAATAAATATCAAATATTAGTCGAAAGATTAGGTGATGGAATTTTTAAATGTGATATAGCACTCTATACAGATAAGGATACACTTTATCAAAAATGGGATGGAAAAGAAAAGTGGAAAATTTTTGAGTTCACTACTATAAATAAAGTTATTGCTGCAGAAATAGATCCGCTTCGTAAAAATATGCTGGATATAAATTTTGCAAATAATTCATATACATTAGAACCAAGATATGCTGCATCGATATCAATAGCTCTACGCTGGTTCTTCTGGGTTCAAAATGCATTAATGATTCTTGGAAGTATAGGATGA
- a CDS encoding Hsp20/alpha crystallin family protein, translating into MTEVKDVQEVKTQKSWDEALETECWIAPLVDIYETDNDFILNAYLPGVKKENLKIKLEDDHLVIMGRIDYDEAINRKYVLKETETGNFYRRFKISDSIDESKIDARFENGVLEVKLPKHERVKPKTIEIK; encoded by the coding sequence ATGACAGAAGTTAAAGATGTTCAAGAAGTTAAAACACAAAAAAGCTGGGACGAAGCACTCGAAACAGAGTGCTGGATTGCTCCCCTGGTTGATATCTATGAAACTGATAATGATTTTATCTTGAATGCTTATTTACCTGGTGTAAAAAAAGAAAATCTAAAAATTAAACTTGAAGACGATCATCTTGTAATTATGGGCAGAATCGATTATGATGAAGCTATTAATCGTAAATATGTTCTTAAAGAAACCGAAACAGGTAACTTTTATCGTCGCTTCAAAATATCTGATAGCATTGATGAATCAAAAATCGATGCCCGTTTTGAAAACGGTGTTCTCGAAGTAAAATTACCTAAACACGAAAGAGTAAAACCAAAGACAATCGAAATTAAGTAA
- a CDS encoding Hsp20/alpha crystallin family protein, with translation MTLIKFEPLKELETLHDRIQRYFEDFANFGFPFTDNFNPRIDISEDDNNINVVAEIPGVKKEDLKITLQDNILTIEGEKKKEEEKKGRNYYRSERVFGSFKRSFTLPTEVDADNIEAKFEDGTLRINMKKLNPKPKNEKVIELK, from the coding sequence ATGACACTCATAAAATTTGAACCTTTGAAAGAACTCGAAACCTTACATGACAGAATTCAAAGATACTTCGAAGATTTTGCAAATTTTGGTTTCCCCTTTACCGATAATTTTAATCCGAGAATTGATATCTCGGAAGACGACAATAATATAAATGTTGTTGCTGAAATTCCAGGCGTAAAAAAAGAAGATTTAAAAATCACATTGCAAGATAATATTTTAACAATAGAAGGTGAAAAGAAAAAAGAAGAAGAAAAGAAAGGAAGAAATTATTACCGTTCAGAAAGAGTTTTTGGAAGCTTCAAACGTAGCTTCACATTACCTACAGAAGTTGATGCAGATAATATTGAAGCTAAGTTTGAAGACGGTACGCTTAGAATTAATATGAAAAAATTAAATCCAAAACCTAAAAATGAAAAAGTAATAGAGTTGAAGTAA
- a CDS encoding PLP-dependent cysteine synthase family protein, producing the protein MRNFCYDNILDAIGRTPIVKLGNISKGLKAKIYAKLEFMNPGGSIKDRIAKYMIEKAEREGKIKPGDTIIENSSGNTAMGLAIVCRQKGYKLKIVIRDTTSKEKIKMLEILGVDVIKVDASLPPEHPESYNNYAYNLAKNDPTIYYIDQHNNLDNNEAHYMTTGPEIWEQMEGKVDYLIGAIGTGGTITGAGKFLKEKNPDIKVIGIDPVGSIFYEYFKNKRLIKPSRYLIEGMGDEFLIKTAQLDLLDDMYQIDDKKAIGWTKKLAYEEGIIAGGSSGANVWGAVKLAKEIDREANIVTIINDSGYKYFSTIYNDDWLRENNLC; encoded by the coding sequence ATGAGAAATTTTTGTTATGACAATATTCTTGATGCAATTGGAAGAACTCCAATCGTCAAATTAGGAAACATTTCTAAAGGATTAAAAGCAAAAATATATGCAAAGCTTGAATTTATGAATCCTGGAGGAAGCATTAAAGATAGAATTGCAAAATATATGATTGAAAAAGCAGAACGAGAGGGAAAGATTAAACCAGGTGATACAATAATTGAAAATTCATCTGGTAATACTGCAATGGGACTTGCAATTGTATGCAGACAGAAAGGTTATAAATTAAAAATTGTAATTCGTGATACAACAAGTAAAGAAAAAATAAAGATGCTTGAAATACTTGGTGTTGATGTTATAAAAGTTGATGCATCTTTACCACCAGAACATCCTGAATCTTATAATAATTATGCTTATAATTTAGCTAAGAACGATCCTACAATTTATTATATTGATCAACATAACAATCTTGATAATAACGAAGCTCACTATATGACTACAGGTCCAGAAATCTGGGAACAGATGGAAGGAAAAGTAGATTATTTAATTGGTGCAATTGGTACTGGAGGAACAATTACAGGTGCAGGAAAATTCTTAAAAGAAAAAAATCCAGATATAAAAGTAATTGGTATTGATCCAGTTGGTTCTATCTTTTATGAATATTTTAAGAATAAACGACTTATTAAACCATCCCGTTATTTAATTGAAGGAATGGGTGATGAATTTTTAATCAAAACAGCTCAACTCGATTTACTGGATGATATGTATCAGATTGATGATAAAAAAGCAATTGGGTGGACAAAAAAATTAGCTTATGAAGAGGGCATAATTGCTGGAGGTTCTTCTGGTGCAAATGTTTGGGGTGCAGTAAAACTTGCCAAAGAAATCGATAGAGAAGCAAATATAGTAACAATTATAAACGATAGTGGCTATAAATATTTTTCAACTATTTATAATGATGATTGGTTAAGAGAAAATAATCTTTGTTAA
- the def gene encoding peptide deformylase, protein MMAILPITIYGNKILRQKTRPVNAVSDELIKKIKDMFDTMRNANGIGLAANQVGFNDSLFIVDLKGVDGYEKFKPVVMINPVIVLQSEETEIMEEGCLSLPNLRADVERPKHVKVRFVDPDENEVELEADDLFARVILHEYDHLIGKLIPDRVNDEIKKKLQEELKKIKRREIKIDYPIVED, encoded by the coding sequence ATGATGGCTATTTTACCTATAACAATTTATGGTAATAAAATATTACGACAGAAAACCAGACCGGTTAATGCTGTATCTGATGAATTAATAAAAAAAATTAAAGATATGTTCGACACTATGAGAAATGCTAATGGAATTGGTTTAGCAGCAAATCAGGTAGGATTCAATGATTCATTGTTTATTGTGGATCTTAAAGGTGTCGATGGCTATGAAAAATTCAAGCCGGTAGTAATGATAAATCCTGTAATAGTTCTTCAATCAGAAGAAACTGAAATTATGGAAGAAGGATGCTTGAGTCTACCAAATTTAAGAGCAGATGTCGAACGACCAAAACATGTCAAAGTGCGATTTGTTGATCCAGACGAAAATGAAGTTGAACTTGAAGCAGATGATTTATTTGCCCGTGTTATATTACATGAATACGATCATCTAATTGGAAAACTTATTCCAGACAGAGTTAATGATGAAATTAAGAAAAAACTTCAAGAAGAATTAAAAAAGATTAAAAGAAGAGAAATAAAAATTGACTATCCTATCGTTGAAGATTAA
- the fmt gene encoding methionyl-tRNA formyltransferase → MKIVFMGSPEFAIPSLEKLLNTKHSIELVVTAPDKERGRGKKVLPTPVKEFAIAKGLNVLSPASLKDENFIHQLKEINADLFIVVAFRILPKEIYTLPSKGAFNLHASLLPKYRGAAPIQWALINGEKETGVTTFFIEEKVDTGNIILQEKIEINDDDDYGSLHNKLMIIGADAVIKTLELIEKGNYQLIKQDESLSTPAPKITKEICKIDWSKSAIEIHNLVRGLSPSPCAFFERNGKIFKVFKTKVVDNLNLEQGKIYQTKNEIFIGTSKGTIQILELQMEGRKRMRADEFLRGYNLN, encoded by the coding sequence TTGAAAATTGTTTTTATGGGTTCTCCAGAATTTGCTATCCCTTCATTAGAAAAATTATTAAACACAAAACATTCTATTGAATTAGTTGTTACAGCACCAGACAAAGAACGTGGCAGAGGAAAAAAAGTACTACCTACACCAGTAAAAGAATTTGCAATTGCAAAAGGTTTAAATGTTTTATCACCTGCTTCTTTGAAAGATGAAAATTTTATTCATCAATTAAAAGAAATAAATGCTGATTTATTCATAGTTGTGGCTTTTAGAATTTTACCAAAGGAAATTTATACACTACCTTCTAAAGGAGCTTTCAATCTTCATGCATCTTTATTACCAAAATATCGGGGAGCTGCACCAATTCAATGGGCATTAATAAATGGAGAAAAAGAAACTGGTGTAACAACATTTTTTATTGAAGAAAAAGTTGATACAGGTAATATAATTCTACAAGAAAAAATTGAAATCAATGATGATGATGATTATGGAAGTTTACACAATAAATTAATGATAATTGGAGCAGATGCAGTAATAAAAACTCTGGAACTTATCGAAAAAGGGAATTATCAATTAATAAAGCAGGATGAATCATTATCTACTCCAGCTCCTAAAATAACAAAGGAGATTTGTAAAATTGATTGGTCAAAGAGTGCGATAGAAATTCATAATCTTGTTAGAGGATTATCTCCTTCTCCATGTGCTTTTTTTGAAAGAAATGGTAAAATCTTCAAAGTATTTAAAACAAAAGTTGTTGATAATCTAAATTTAGAGCAGGGAAAAATTTATCAAACAAAAAATGAAATTTTTATTGGAACATCTAAAGGTACAATTCAAATTTTAGAACTTCAGATGGAAGGAAGAAAAAGAATGAGAGCAGATGAATTCTTAAGAGGATATAATCTTAATTAA
- a CDS encoding DUF1573 domain-containing protein has translation MNNRYLFLIFLCTIFITSLSAQKKSPKIYSPEPSYSFGEIIEGQIVEHEFEIINNGDDDLIIKDVRASCGCTAVQPSKRVLKPKEKTKIKVEFDSRGRIGPQKKYVYVLTNDLENPRYQLSFDANVVEKISSAFPNKKPKLVLSKNEYNFGEVEEGKVVQALIDIKNEGNDILEIKEVKTTCGCTAVLLSNKKLHPKESGTLKISLDTSNREGQLVRTVSIFSNDPEESVKVITLSANIKKRK, from the coding sequence AGATACTTATTTTTAATTTTTTTATGTACAATATTTATTACAAGTTTAAGTGCGCAAAAGAAATCACCTAAAATTTATTCACCAGAACCTTCATATAGCTTTGGAGAGATAATTGAAGGACAAATAGTAGAACACGAATTTGAGATAATTAATAATGGAGATGATGATTTAATTATTAAAGATGTAAGAGCTTCGTGTGGTTGCACTGCAGTTCAACCTTCAAAGAGAGTTTTAAAACCAAAAGAAAAAACAAAAATTAAAGTTGAGTTTGATTCACGTGGTAGAATTGGTCCACAGAAAAAGTATGTATATGTTTTAACCAATGATCTTGAAAATCCCAGATATCAATTATCTTTTGATGCAAATGTAGTGGAAAAGATATCCAGTGCTTTCCCGAATAAAAAACCAAAATTAGTTTTAAGTAAAAATGAATATAATTTTGGTGAAGTAGAAGAGGGAAAAGTAGTTCAGGCGCTTATTGATATAAAAAATGAAGGAAATGATATTCTTGAAATTAAAGAAGTCAAAACAACATGCGGTTGTACGGCTGTTTTGTTAAGCAATAAAAAACTTCATCCAAAAGAAAGTGGAACATTAAAAATTAGTCTTGATACTTCTAACAGAGAGGGACAATTAGTTCGAACAGTTTCAATATTTTCAAATGATCCTGAAGAATCTGTTAAAGTAATAACACTTTCAGCAAATATTAAAAAGAGAAAATAA
- a CDS encoding biotin--[acetyl-CoA-carboxylase] ligase codes for MFNIEEFDIKLDTEFIGRNFIYCDEVDSTNTMLLTNNEFNRDGTVLLAEYQSKGRGRKNRTWVSNAGQNLTFSILLKGDFKEKKINLINLASSLSVAQSLETLYQFDVELKWPNDVLVNKKKIAGILIESSSKGNKINKIVIGIGINVNQPNFPGKYDIQPTSVRKEFKAIVSREKLLSDVLNNFENNLQLVKDAPDKILNDWRNRCKMIGGKVKIVMDDKVKVGLFDDIDESGFLILKIGDKVEKIHYGDVSLR; via the coding sequence GTGTTCAATATTGAAGAATTTGACATCAAACTCGATACTGAATTTATTGGTCGCAATTTTATTTATTGCGATGAAGTGGATTCAACAAATACAATGTTGTTAACAAATAATGAATTTAATCGTGATGGAACAGTTCTATTAGCAGAATATCAAAGTAAAGGTAGAGGCAGAAAAAACAGAACCTGGGTAAGTAATGCAGGTCAGAATTTAACATTTTCAATTTTATTGAAAGGTGATTTTAAAGAAAAGAAAATTAATTTAATTAATCTGGCAAGTTCTCTATCGGTTGCACAATCACTTGAAACTTTATATCAATTTGATGTTGAACTTAAATGGCCTAACGATGTTTTAGTTAATAAGAAAAAAATTGCAGGTATATTAATCGAATCATCTTCAAAAGGTAACAAAATAAACAAAATAGTTATTGGAATTGGGATTAATGTTAATCAACCAAATTTTCCAGGCAAATATGATATTCAACCAACTTCTGTTAGAAAAGAATTTAAAGCTATTGTAAGTAGAGAAAAATTATTGAGTGATGTATTAAATAACTTTGAGAATAATTTGCAACTGGTAAAAGATGCTCCAGATAAAATATTAAACGATTGGCGTAATAGATGCAAAATGATTGGTGGAAAAGTAAAAATTGTTATGGATGATAAAGTAAAAGTTGGATTATTTGATGATATAGATGAAAGTGGTTTTTTAATTTTAAAAATTGGAGACAAAGTAGAAAAAATTCACTATGGCGATGTAAGCTTAAGATAG
- the dnaK gene encoding molecular chaperone DnaK: MGKIIGIDLGTTNSCVAVMEGNEPVVIPNSEGGRTTPSVVAFTKTGERLVGQPAKRQAVTNPKNTIFSIKRFMGRRLDEVDEETKEVPYEVVAGENGSARVKIGDRLYSPPEISAMILQKMKKTAEDYLGHEVTEAVITVPAYFNDAQRQATKDAGEIAGLHVRRIINEPTAAALAYGLDKKHKDQIVAVYDLGGGTFDISILQIGEGVFEVKSTNGDTHLGGDDFDQRLIDYLADEFQKQEGIDLRKDPMALQRLKEAAEKAKIELSSSMQTDVNLPFITATQDGPKHLNFTITRAKFEQLIDDLIQRTIPPCEKAMKDAGVTPSQIDEVILVGGSTRVPKVQEIVRQIFGKEPHKGVNPDEVVAIGAAIQGGVLAGDVKDVLLLDVTPLSLGIETLGGVMTVLIPANTTIPTRKSEIFSTATDNQPSVEIHVLQGERPMAADNRTLGRFHLDGIPPAPRGVPQIEVTFDIDANGILHVSARDKATNREQSIRITSSSGLTKEEIERMKQEAKEHAAEDRKKKEAAEIRNNADNLVFQTKKQIQELKDKLTSEQRNRLESEIQKVEDALKTNDTDRIKSSADALTRVWNEIAQQLYSQQGAYSQAGTETKSKSERPGKDDGEIQDASYEVVDDDKK; encoded by the coding sequence ATGGGAAAAATTATTGGCATTGATTTAGGAACTACAAACTCATGCGTTGCTGTTATGGAAGGAAATGAACCTGTAGTTATTCCAAATTCAGAAGGTGGACGTACTACCCCATCTGTTGTTGCTTTCACAAAAACAGGTGAAAGATTGGTTGGTCAACCTGCTAAACGACAGGCGGTTACCAATCCTAAAAATACAATATTTTCTATTAAGAGATTTATGGGTAGAAGACTTGATGAAGTTGATGAAGAAACTAAAGAAGTTCCATATGAAGTCGTTGCTGGCGAAAATGGTTCGGCAAGAGTTAAGATTGGAGATAGATTATATTCACCACCAGAAATTTCTGCTATGATTCTTCAAAAAATGAAGAAGACAGCAGAAGATTATCTTGGTCACGAAGTTACAGAAGCTGTTATTACTGTTCCTGCATATTTTAATGATGCTCAACGACAGGCAACTAAAGATGCAGGAGAAATAGCAGGTTTGCATGTAAGAAGAATTATAAATGAACCTACTGCTGCTGCTCTTGCATATGGACTTGATAAAAAACATAAAGACCAGATTGTAGCTGTTTATGATTTAGGTGGTGGTACCTTCGATATTTCTATTCTTCAAATTGGTGAAGGCGTGTTCGAAGTTAAATCTACTAATGGCGATACACACTTAGGTGGTGATGATTTCGATCAGAGATTGATTGATTATTTAGCAGATGAATTTCAAAAACAAGAAGGTATAGATTTAAGAAAAGATCCAATGGCTCTTCAAAGATTAAAAGAAGCTGCTGAAAAAGCAAAAATTGAATTATCTTCTTCAATGCAAACTGATGTTAATCTTCCATTTATTACTGCTACTCAAGATGGACCCAAACACTTAAACTTTACTATAACTCGAGCAAAATTTGAACAATTAATAGATGATTTAATCCAGAGAACAATTCCACCCTGCGAAAAAGCTATGAAAGATGCCGGTGTTACTCCTTCTCAAATTGATGAAGTAATTCTTGTTGGTGGTTCTACTCGTGTTCCTAAAGTTCAAGAAATTGTAAGACAAATATTTGGTAAAGAACCACACAAAGGAGTAAACCCGGATGAAGTAGTTGCAATTGGAGCTGCTATTCAGGGTGGTGTACTGGCTGGTGATGTTAAAGATGTATTGTTGCTTGATGTTACACCACTTTCTCTCGGTATTGAAACTTTAGGTGGTGTAATGACTGTTCTTATTCCGGCTAATACAACAATTCCAACAAGAAAAAGTGAAATCTTCTCGACAGCTACAGATAATCAACCCTCTGTAGAAATTCATGTTCTACAGGGTGAAAGACCAATGGCAGCTGATAATAGAACACTTGGTAGATTTCATCTTGATGGAATACCACCTGCTCCTCGCGGTGTTCCTCAAATTGAAGTTACTTTTGATATCGATGCTAATGGAATACTTCATGTATCTGCAAGAGATAAAGCTACTAATAGAGAACAAAGCATAAGAATAACTTCTTCAAGTGGCTTGACTAAAGAAGAAATTGAAAGAATGAAACAGGAAGCTAAGGAACATGCAGCAGAGGACAGGAAAAAGAAAGAAGCTGCTGAAATTAGAAATAATGCTGATAATCTTGTATTCCAGACTAAGAAACAAATTCAAGAACTTAAAGATAAATTAACATCTGAACAAAGAAATAGATTAGAAAGTGAAATTCAAAAAGTAGAAGATGCTCTTAAAACAAATGATACCGATAGAATTAAAAGTTCTGCTGATGCATTAACCAGAGTCTGGAATGAAATTGCTCAACAACTATATTCTCAACAAGGTGCTTACTCTCAAGCTGGCACAGAAACTAAATCTAAATCCGAACGTCCTGGTAAAGATGATGGTGAAATCCAGGATGCTTCCTATGAAGTTGTTGATGATGATAAAAAATAA
- the accD gene encoding acetyl-CoA carboxylase, carboxyltransferase subunit beta encodes MAWFKRKKENISPDSKKSELPDGQWSKCEDCGEIIHNKQLEVNLWTCPKCNYHFRIGSDQYISLVLDKGTFKEHDKKMRSADPLEFEDTKKYIDRVNSTIKKTGLNDAVKTGTGKIDGKKVAFACMDFNFIGGSMGSVVGEKIARIIDVAYEEKIPLIIISQSGGARMMEGAYSLMQMAKTSARLARLADAKVPYISVLTDPTTGGVTASFAMLGDIIIAEPKALIGFAGPRVIKQTIGKDLPEGFQRSEFLLENGFIDFIVPRQQLKEKLSLVIDYLT; translated from the coding sequence ATGGCATGGTTCAAAAGAAAAAAAGAAAATATTTCACCTGATAGCAAAAAATCTGAATTACCAGATGGACAATGGTCAAAGTGTGAGGATTGTGGTGAAATTATTCACAATAAACAATTAGAAGTTAATTTATGGACATGTCCAAAATGTAACTATCATTTTCGAATTGGAAGTGACCAGTATATTTCATTGGTTCTTGATAAAGGAACATTTAAAGAGCATGATAAGAAAATGCGTTCGGCTGATCCTCTTGAATTTGAAGATACTAAAAAATATATAGACAGAGTTAATTCAACAATTAAAAAGACTGGATTAAATGATGCAGTAAAAACTGGTACTGGCAAAATAGATGGTAAGAAAGTAGCATTTGCATGTATGGATTTTAATTTTATTGGTGGTAGTATGGGTTCTGTTGTTGGAGAAAAAATTGCTCGTATTATTGATGTTGCTTATGAAGAAAAAATTCCATTGATAATTATAAGTCAAAGTGGTGGCGCAAGAATGATGGAAGGTGCTTATTCTTTAATGCAAATGGCTAAAACCAGTGCTCGTCTTGCACGACTTGCAGATGCTAAAGTACCATACATATCAGTATTAACAGATCCTACTACAGGTGGAGTTACTGCAAGCTTTGCTATGCTTGGTGATATTATAATTGCTGAACCGAAAGCATTAATTGGTTTTGCTGGACCTCGCGTTATAAAACAAACAATTGGTAAAGATCTACCAGAAGGTTTTCAAAGATCAGAATTCTTACTTGAAAATGGCTTTATTGATTTTATAGTACCCAGACAACAATTGAAAGAAAAATTATCTTTAGTTATAGATTATTTAACATAA